The Thermococcus sibiricus MM 739 DNA window CTTGAAGAAAACTGGCAGGTTTTGGATTTAGGATGCGGCTATGGGGCGATTGGAATAGTGGCTTCACGCTTTGTGGATTATGCTGTAATGACCGATATAAACAAAAGGGCCGTAAGCATAGCAAAGAAAAACTTAAAAATCAACAACGTTATGAATGCCGAAGTAAGATGGGGCCATCTCTATGAACCTGTGAAGGGAGAAAGGTTTCACAGCATAATAACGAATCCCCCAGTGCATGCCGGGAAGGATATATTGAGGGAAATAGTTATAAATGCACCCTATCATCTCTACGATGGAGGATTACTTCAAATTGTCATTCGCACTAATCAAGGCGCAAAGTATATTAAGGGCCTCATGGAGGAGAATTTCAACGAAGTAAAAGAAATTGCGAGGGGATCGGGCTTTAGAGTGTATGCCGGGATAGCCTAGCCTGGGATGGCGCGGGCCTTGAGAGCCCGTGGGCGTTTGCCCGCCGGGGTTCAAATCCCCGTCCCGGCGCCAAAATCCTCTTTGAAGGATTGAGGTATGGAGGTGTAATTATAATGGCTGACTTTAGACATATCGTGCGTGTAGCAAATGTTGATATAGACGGGCACAAACAACTTAGATTGGCCCTTACTGGAATTAGAGGGATAGGAGTAAACTTTGCAACAGTAATATGCAGAATAGCTGGTTTAGATCCAAAAATGAAAGCAGGTTATCTTACAGAAGAGCAAGTGAAGGCTATAGAAGCAGTCCTTGAAGATCCTGCGAAACATGGCCTCCCTTCATGGATACTCAATAGACCTAAAGATTACGAACAAGGGAGAGATATGCATCTTATCGGAGCAAAGCTTGTTATGGCATGGCGTGAGGATGTTAACAGACTTAGGAAAATCAGGGCTTACAGGGGTATCAGACATGAACTTGGTTTACCATTAAGAGGACAAAGAACTAGGTCGAACTTTAGAAGAGGATTAACACTTGGTGTGAGCAGAAGGAAGAAGTGAGGTGGTACAAATGGGAGATCCAAAAAGACAAAGAAAAAGGTATGAAACTCCCTCTCATCCATGGATTAAGGAAAGACTTGATAGGGAGAGGGTATTAGTACAAAAATATGCTCTTAAAAACAAGAAAGAGCTTTGGAAGCATGAAACTCAACTTAAGAACTTTAGGAGAAGAGCTAGACGTTTACTTGCTGCAAGAGGAAAACAAGCTGAAATTGAGAGGGCTCAACTTCTTCAAAGATTAGCGAGATTGGGCATACTTCCAGAAGGAGCACACCTTGATGACGTGCTTTCACTTACAATAGATGACATTCTAGAGAGGAGGCTTCAGACATTGGTATTCAAGAAAGGTCTTGCAAGGACTATTAAGCAAGCAAGGCAGTTGATTGTCCATGGACATATCGAGGTAAATGGACAAATAATTAGATCACCGAGTTATCTTGTACTCAAAGAGGAAGAAGATGGAATAACTTATGGAAGGGCATCACCGTTTGCTAACTCCCAACACCCGGAGAGAATGGTTATTGAAGAGGTTCAAAAGGGTGAGGCACAATGAGTGAAGAGCAACAAACGGTTAACATAAAGAAGAAAGAGAAATGGGGTGTAGCTCACATTTACGCCTCTTACAATAACACTATTATTCACATTACAGATCTCACCGGGGCAGAGACTATCTCAAAGTGGAGTGGGGGGATGGTGGTAAAAGCAGATAGAGACGAGTCATCTCCATATGCAGCAATGATCGCAGCTAGAAGAGCAGCTGAAGAAGCCATGGAAAAAGGAATTAATGGAGTTCACATAAAGGTTAGAGCCCCAGGGGGAAGCAAGAGCAAGAACCCAGGCCCTGGTGCCCAAGCTGCAATTAGAGCACTTGCAAGAGCAGGTCTAAGAATTGGTAGGGTAGAGGATGTTACTCCAATACCACACGATGGTACGAGACCAAAAGGTGGCAGAAGGGGAAGGAGAGTTTGATTCTCCCCCTTAAAACTTCTTTTTTGGTGAGAAAAATGCAAATAAAAATTCTTGAAAAAAGAGATGATGCAATCCGATTCATCTTAGAGGGTATGGACATTGCGTTTGCAAATGCTCTTAGGAGAACGATAATAGGGGAAGTGCCAACTTTTGCAATTGATGAAGTGGAATTCTACGAAAATGATTCTGCACTCTTTGATGAGATAATAGCCCATAGATTATCTTTGATTCCTCTAACTACTCCTTTTGATAGATTTGAACTTGAAAGCATGGAGTTAGAGGATTATACTGTGACTTTAAGTTTAGAAGCTGAAGGACCGGCGATAGTTTATTCCGGAGATTTAAAGAGTGATGATCCAGATGTGAAGCCGGTAAATCCAAACATACCTATTGTAAAGCTTGCAGAGGGCCAGAGGTTAGTGTTTAATGCATATGCAAAAATGGGAAAAGGAAAAGATCATGCTAAATGGCAGCCAGGCTTTGCACACTACAAATACTTGACAGAGGTTCATGTAAGTAAAGAAGTTCCTAAATGGGAGGACATTAAAAAAGCTGCAAAAAAGAAAAAGTTACCTGTTGAAGAAACTGAGAATGAATTGATAATAACTACTATAAGAAGCTTTTACATTCCGAGAGAATTTGAACAATACATTGGAGAAAAAATAAAGGAAGAGGTAGTACCGAATACA harbors:
- a CDS encoding class I SAM-dependent methyltransferase, whose translation is MSHYYSQEPNVPLKTKMIEVVIRGERFRFITSSGVFSFGKLDRGTKLLIENMVLEENWQVLDLGCGYGAIGIVASRFVDYAVMTDINKRAVSIAKKNLKINNVMNAEVRWGHLYEPVKGERFHSIITNPPVHAGKDILREIVINAPYHLYDGGLLQIVIRTNQGAKYIKGLMEENFNEVKEIARGSGFRVYAGIA
- a CDS encoding 30S ribosomal protein S4: MGDPKRQRKRYETPSHPWIKERLDRERVLVQKYALKNKKELWKHETQLKNFRRRARRLLAARGKQAEIERAQLLQRLARLGILPEGAHLDDVLSLTIDDILERRLQTLVFKKGLARTIKQARQLIVHGHIEVNGQIIRSPSYLVLKEEEDGITYGRASPFANSQHPERMVIEEVQKGEAQ
- a CDS encoding 30S ribosomal protein S11, coding for MSEEQQTVNIKKKEKWGVAHIYASYNNTIIHITDLTGAETISKWSGGMVVKADRDESSPYAAMIAARRAAEEAMEKGINGVHIKVRAPGGSKSKNPGPGAQAAIRALARAGLRIGRVEDVTPIPHDGTRPKGGRRGRRV
- a CDS encoding 30S ribosomal protein S13; the protein is MADFRHIVRVANVDIDGHKQLRLALTGIRGIGVNFATVICRIAGLDPKMKAGYLTEEQVKAIEAVLEDPAKHGLPSWILNRPKDYEQGRDMHLIGAKLVMAWREDVNRLRKIRAYRGIRHELGLPLRGQRTRSNFRRGLTLGVSRRKK
- a CDS encoding DNA-directed RNA polymerase subunit D; the encoded protein is MQIKILEKRDDAIRFILEGMDIAFANALRRTIIGEVPTFAIDEVEFYENDSALFDEIIAHRLSLIPLTTPFDRFELESMELEDYTVTLSLEAEGPAIVYSGDLKSDDPDVKPVNPNIPIVKLAEGQRLVFNAYAKMGKGKDHAKWQPGFAHYKYLTEVHVSKEVPKWEDIKKAAKKKKLPVEETENELIITTIRSFYIPREFEQYIGEKIKEEVVPNTFVFTVESNGELPVEEMISVALKILMRKSDKFINELHKLAE